TAATTAAAAAAATAACAGAAGCGACAATTATTTATCTAATCAAACAGATAGAGTTTGGAGCAGATGTTATTCAGTTATTCGACAGCAATGCTGGTATATTGCAGGGAGAACTGTTTGAAAGGTATGTAATCAAGCCAACAAAGGAAATTGTTTCAGCAATAAAGAATAAGTTTCCTGATTTTCCTATAATAGGTTTTCCACGCTCTGCTGGAAATCTTTATAAGGATTACTATGAGAAAACAGGTGTATCTGCAGTAAGTATAGATTATAATGTTCCAATAGAATGGGCGAAAGCAAATCTAAAAATTCCTCTGCAAGGGAACCTTAATCCTAGTCTTTTGGCCTACAATAAGGCAGAAGCAATTGAAGAAGCAAAGCGTATAATAGATTGTTTTAGAGGGTTACCTTTTATATTTAATCTTGGACATGGAGTGCTTCCTGATACTCCGGTTGAAAATATTGCTGCATTAGTGGACCTAGTAAGAAACTACTAAAACTCTTGTATGAAAAGCCTTTATGAGGGTGGAATGAAAACCTTACTTGACAAATCTTTACACTTTCCTTATTATGGCAATAAGAGTATTTATCCTTGTTTTTGGGCTCAACGACAAAATTCAGTAAAAAAACTCAGATATCTATTGGCAGGTTACAAAAAATTATAGCGGCTGCATGTCTTTTTTATTTTTTCTACATTCAGCCAAATCGCGCTTATTTTAAGCGTTAGCACATTATTACAATGCCAATTTACATTATTATAGGGTCAAAACTCGCTATACGGGGATTTATTTGCCTTTTTAAATTTATTAAGCTTTTTAATATCTATAGTTAATATATTTAAGAGTACAAAAATACCAACCTTTATGTAAAATAATAAAACTTCTAGCTTTTTTGTTGTGTAGAGTTTATCATTTTTATTTAACTTTAGTGAGATTATGTCAGACCTTGCAAAGAGGATGTCTCTGATAAAACCATCGCCTACAATCGCTGTGACCGATAAGGCAAACAGATTAAAAAGCGAAGGAAAGAAAATTTGCGTTTTAGCTGCGGGAGAGCCGGATTTTGACACTCCAGATCATATAAAAAAGGCAGCTATTCAATCGATAAATGAAGGCAAAACTAAATATACTGCTGTTGATGGAACGCGTGAGCTTAAAGAGGCGATAATCAATAAGTTAAAAAGGGATAACATTCTAGAATACACACTTAGCCAAATCTGTGTTGGTGCTGGTGCTAAGCAGGTGTTATTCAATTTGTTCATGGCAACAATTAACCCTGGGGATGAAGCTATAATACCAGCTCCTTATTGGGTTTCATATGTTGATATGGTAAGTCTTTTTGGCGGACTGCCAGTTGTTGTAGAGTGCAAACAAAACTTTAAGCTGATACCGGAGTTACTGGAAAGCAATATAACTGAGAAAACTAAGTGGTTAATTCTCAACTCACCAAATAATCCAGCAGGAATTGTCTATACATATGATGAATTGAAAAGCATAGCGCAAGTATTGCTTAAACATCCACATGTGAATGTTGTTACAGATGATATTTATGAGCACATAGTATACGACGAAAAGTTTTTTACCATTGCTCAGGTTGAGCCAAAACTTTATGATAGAGTTTTTGTGGTCAATGGAGTATCAAAAGCCTATGCAATGACGGGCTGGAGAATAGGCTATATTGCAGGCAGGAGTGATGTGATAAAAGCTATTTCTACACTGCAGTCTCAAAGTACTTCTAACCCAAACTCGATAGCACAAGCAGCAGCAGTTGAAGCGTTAAACGGTGATCATAGTTTTTTGAAAGAAAGAACAAAAATCTTTAAGGATCGTAGAGATTTTGTAGTAAAAAAGCTAAATTCTGCTTCAGGATTGTCAGCATCTATTCCACAAGGTGCATTCTATTTGTTTGTCGCATGTGAAGGTTTATTGGGTAAGAGCACGAAAAGTGGTAAAGTAATAAATAGTGATCTTGATTTTGCTGAATATTTGTTGGAAGACCATTTAGTTGCTGTTGTTCCAGGAATTGCGTTTGGTCTGAAAAATTTTGTCAGAATTTCTTATGCAACCTCTCAGGAACAATTAGAAATTGGATGTAATAGTATTATTAAAGCATGTGAAATGCTAAGTTAACTTTTTAATATTCTTATGTATAATATTTCAGTAAGATAGAGTTGATTTATGGCGTGGGTATATTTGCTATTAGCTGGTTTGGTTGAAATAATATGGACCACAGCACTGAAATATAGCAATGGCTTTACTCGTGTTATACCTGTAGTAATTATTTTAGTTAGCGGTTCTGTAAGTCTTTACTGGCTATCGTTAGCAATGAAGTCTATCCCCCTTGGTACATCTTATGCAGTTTGGACTGGTATAGGTTCTATAGGTGCAGCGATAATAGGAATAATGTTTTTTAATGACCCAGTAAATTTTGGGCGTTTATTTTCCCTTGCTTTGGTAGTGCTGGGTATTATAGGATTAAAAGTATTTTCCAATTAGGAAAAGTTAAGTACGTCTATTTTACCATCTCAGGACTTTCTACTAAAGTTGCCTTGGATTTTTCGGTTCTTGAAGAGGGCATTCCTATTGATTTAGCAAGTACCTTTCTGATGTTCAATGTTTCATTTTTCTCATTTTGTTGAATTAAGTTAATATCGTTTATTTTATTCATTAAATCTTTTCCTTCCTTTAAAATTTTTAAATCGCTTTCGTTGATATGATGTTCATTTTTAAATTCTGCAACGATTTCTTTCTTCTTTGGATGAGTATTCAGAAATTCTAATATCTGGTGTTTAGCAACAGCTTGAATAAATTTCTTATCGTGAAATATTGAATTGTTATGTAGTTCTTCTATGATTTTATCATATTGTTTTGCTTCATTTACAGTAAGTTTTATTATTTCTTCTGTGCTACTTAAAAGTTCCCTGTATAACTTGTCGTATCTATTGCCTGTGTGTGAGGCAAATGTTTGTTCAATGTATTTTGTTATGTAGTTTTGTAGCGTATTGTCTATTGTATCTATGTTCATTCACTCACCTTGCTTTTATGTTATATTTTACACGCGAAAAGGTTAATATTAAGTTAACTTAGACGTCTCTAAAGCCAAGTTTTACTAAAAATTATATTATTTAAAATATAATTGTTATCACGAAATAAAAGCGTAAGTAAAATGAATTTTGTAACAAAACTAAAACTTATAGTAAAAAAAAATAAAGCTTAAGATGAACAAGGGTAAAATTATAAAAATCCTTATCATCTGTGGTATAATTTTTTTCATATACCTTATCCATGAACCAGTTATAGATATGCTAAAAGGTCTCTTTTAAGAAAGATACTCGGATTAGAGTAGCTATTTACAAAAGTGTTGCTCCTTGCTGATAAAATACCTATAATTCCGTTTTTTAGGTAATATTAGCATTGCAGAGAAATTTTTTCATATGGTTGCTAGCATCACTATTTTATGCATACCAGTATATATTGCGTGTAATTCCAAATATAATCGCGCCTGAATTAATAACAAAATTTAACATAAGTATTACAGATGTTGGTCAATTTGGTGGGCTATATTATATAGGCTATACGCTTGCTCACATACCTGTTGGTCTTGCCCTTGATAGATTTGGGCCAAAGTTTGTTTTACCTGCGTGTATTGTCTTAACATTTGCTGGAACATTGCCGCTAATATGCTTTGATCAGTGGTATTACTCAATACTTGGTAGAATGATTGTCGGAATTGGATCGTCTGCTTCAGCAATTGGACTTTTCAAAGTTGCAAGCATGTATTTTTCACAAGAAAAATCAGCAAGGATGGCTAGCTTATCTATAATAATAGGGTTATTAGGAGCTATTTATGGTGGATTACCTCTAGACTTCTTGCTCAATAAATTTGGTTGGAATTATGTTATATACACTTTCTCAGCATTTGGTTGTTTACTTGCTCTGCTGTTGCTTTTAATAACGCCAAATTCTAACATAGAGGAGAGTAGAAATGACAACATACTTCAAGATTTAAAAACTGTACTTTTCAATAAACATATCATTCTAATCAGCTTTTTTGGGGGCTTGATGGTTGGACCACTAGAAGGTTTTGCTGATGGTTGGGCGAAAGCGTTCTTATGTGAAGCATATCAAATGAACGGAGATTTGGCATCTTCACTTTCCTCTCTCATGTTTATAGGTATGGGAGCTGGATCATTCTTTCTCGCTTATTTACTGGAGAAGTATCCAGACAAACATTACGAGGTGATTATTGCGTGTTCTTTTGCAATGATCGCTAGCTTCCTCTTGCTTTTTACACAATTTGGCGGTTTATATATTGCATTACCTACACTTCTTGTTATCGGCTTTGCATCTGGGTATCAGGTAATTACTATTTACAAGGCAATAAGTTATGTAAACAATAACTTGGTAGGCTTAGCCACAGCTGTATCAAACATGATAGTTATGGTTTTTGGCTATTTTTTTCATACTGGAATTGCAAAAATAATAGACTTATGTTGGAATGGAACGGTAATACAAGGAAATCCTGTGTATGGTACTGAGTTACTAGTAAAAGCAATATCAATTATTCCTGTATGTCTGCTTTTGGCTGTTTTTGGATTTATGTGGTTAAGGAAAAGGTCTTATGACAATTGCTTCAGAAAGGATTTGTAACTCTGAAAATAATTTAAAGTCTTTTGATAATGAAGTTTATCTCTCTATAGAGAAGGAACTGCAGCGTCAAAGATCGCAGTTGCAATTGATTGCATCGGAGAATTTTGCAAGTAAAGCAGTGATGGAAGCACAGGGTTCTTTTCTGACTAATAAATATGCAGAAGGTTATCCTGGTAAAAGATATTACTGTGGCTGTGAGTATGTAGATGAAGTTGAAAATCTGGCTATAGAAAGGCTTTGTAAGCTGTTTAATGTTAAATTTGCAAATGTTCAACCTCACTCTGGTTCTCAGGCAAATCAAGCAGTGTTTGCTTCACTACTTACTCCGGGTGATACAATACTTGGATTGTCACTGAATTGTGGTGGACATTTAACTCATGGTGCAGCACCAAACCTTTCTGGTAAGTGGTTTAAGTCGATCCAGTATACAGTTAATAGAGACACTTACCTGCTTGATATGGATGAGGTGGAAAGGCTAGCGCTAGAGCATAAACCGAAGCTAATCATTGCTGGTGCTTCCGCTTATCCAAGAGAAATAGATTTCGAGCGCTTTCGTGAAATTGCGAATAAAGTTGGTGCATATTTGCTTGCAGATATTGCGCACTATTCAGGGCTTATTGCTGCAGGTTGTTACCCATCACCTGCTGAATATGCGCATGTTATGACTTCTACAACTCACAAGACTCTACGTGGTCCTCGTGGTGGAGTGGTAATGACAAATGATGAAGCGTTACATAAAAAAATTCAGTCTGCAGTTTTTCCAGGATTGCAAGGTGGGCCACTTATGCATGTGATAGCTGCAAAAGCTGTTGCATTTAAGGAAGCATTAGCGCCAGAGTTTAAAACTTATAGTAAAAAAGTTGTGGAAAATGCGAAAGTGTTAGCTCAAGCGCTGCAAGGGCATGGGCTGAACATTATAACCGGTGGCACTGACTCTCATATAGTGCTAGTTGATTTAAGATCACGGAAATTGACTGGAAAAGACGTTGTGAATAGCCTTGAAAGAGCTGGCATTACCTGCAATAAAAACTCCGTGCCGTTTGACACAGAAAAACCAACCATTACTTCAGGGCTCCGTTTTGGTACCGCTGCTGAGACAACACGCGGACTTGAGAAAAAAGATTTTAAAGAGATAGCTGATCTGATAAATGAAATAATTCAGGGATTAATTGATGGAAATAGCCCTGATGTTGAAAAAGCAGTGAAAAATAAAGTTGAAAGTATTTGTAGTAATTTTCCTATTTATTAATTTATTTAGCATTGGAATTTCCTTCCTTTACTTTGGATTAAACTATTGTATAGTGATTTTATAGCTCTTTAATTTTATGATAAATGTACCTAGCATAGAGAGTTGTGATTTTCACAATAAAAATGTTCTGCTCAGGGTTGACTTCAATGTTCCTATAAAAAATGGAAGAATTTGTGATGCCACTCGTATTTTGAGAGCGCTACCTACCATTCAGTATTTGGCAAATGCGGGTGCAAAAGTTATTGTTATCTCACATTTTGGGCGTCCAAAAGCCAAAGACAGTAACTTATCGCTAAAAAACGTAGTTGAAACTTTATCGCGGCTGCTAAGCAAAGAAGTGAAATTTATTGATGATTGTATTGGTGAGAGAGTACAAAGAGCAATAAATGCGATGGATGGAGGAGATATAATATTACTAGAGAATCTGAGGTTTTATAAAGAAGAAGAGCAGAATGATTCAAATTTTGCTAAACAATTAGCATCTCTAGCAGATATATATATAAATGATGCGTTTTCTTGCTCTCACAGAGCTCACGCTTCTATTTCACGCATTACGGAATTTTTACCTTCTTATGCAGGATTTTGCTTGCAAGATGAGCTAAAGTATCTTGAGCAAGCTATATCGTTTGACGCTAAACCTATTACTGCGATAGTTGGTGGAGCTAAAATATCAACTAAAATAAAAATGCTTATAAAGCTAGCAGAAAAGGTTGATTACCTTATTCTGGGCGGCGCAATTGCTAATAATTTTTTGTTATTTAATAAAGTTAATATAGGCAAGTCTTTTTTTCAAAATGGCGTTGATGATCTTCTGCACGATATTGTTGAGACGGCAAATAAAAACAATTGCAAAATAGTTGTGCCAGAAGACGTTTTGGTTGCAGTAAATTCTGATTATAGCACTGGCGTTTTAAGAAAAATTGAATCCATTTTGGACGGTGATATAATTTTAGATATCGGACCTCAAACTTTAAGCACAATAAGCGGTATAATAGCAAGCAGTAAAACTCTGCTGTGGAACGGACCTATTGGTGTTTTTGAACATTCAGCTTTTGCAAATGGTACAGTAGAGGTGATGAGAGTAGTAAGTGATTTGACACACGAAGGAAAATTAACCAGTGTAATAGGAGGAGGAGATAGTCTATCTGCAATAAATACTGCAGGTCTTGCCGATAAAGATTTTACATATATTTCAACTGGTGGGGGAGCGTTTTTAAGTTGGCTAAGTGGTGATGAGATGCCAGGACTGCGATCAACATTAGATTAAAACTTTTTTAAGTTGTTGCTTATACCCTAGCTTCTTTATGAATATGATTATGTCGAAAATAGCTAAGTTAATCTTGTGCTTAATAATACCAGTAATAGGATTTGTTTTTTACATTAAGGAGCATTATCTCAATGATGCAAATTCACAAATTGGCTTTGAGCCGTTTTTCAAAACAGATTCTTCAGATCCAGACTATATTCCACCACTTCCAGAGTTGACTGATTTTGATAGAGGAGTGTTAAGGGTTTGTGGAGATTGGGGAACACAGCCTGATGAAGAAGATTTCAGAATTTTGCTTGATTGTCCGCAGCATCAAGAAGTGGTGAAAAGGATATACGATAAGCTTGATCATCAGGTGATTA
This sequence is a window from Wolbachia endosymbiont (group B) of Protocalliphora azurea. Protein-coding genes within it:
- a CDS encoding phosphoglycerate kinase, with protein sequence MNVPSIESCDFHNKNVLLRVDFNVPIKNGRICDATRILRALPTIQYLANAGAKVIVISHFGRPKAKDSNLSLKNVVETLSRLLSKEVKFIDDCIGERVQRAINAMDGGDIILLENLRFYKEEEQNDSNFAKQLASLADIYINDAFSCSHRAHASISRITEFLPSYAGFCLQDELKYLEQAISFDAKPITAIVGGAKISTKIKMLIKLAEKVDYLILGGAIANNFLLFNKVNIGKSFFQNGVDDLLHDIVETANKNNCKIVVPEDVLVAVNSDYSTGVLRKIESILDGDIILDIGPQTLSTISGIIASSKTLLWNGPIGVFEHSAFANGTVEVMRVVSDLTHEGKLTSVIGGGDSLSAINTAGLADKDFTYISTGGGAFLSWLSGDEMPGLRSTLD
- a CDS encoding DMT family transporter, which gives rise to MAWVYLLLAGLVEIIWTTALKYSNGFTRVIPVVIILVSGSVSLYWLSLAMKSIPLGTSYAVWTGIGSIGAAIIGIMFFNDPVNFGRLFSLALVVLGIIGLKVFSN
- a CDS encoding pyridoxal phosphate-dependent aminotransferase, which codes for MSDLAKRMSLIKPSPTIAVTDKANRLKSEGKKICVLAAGEPDFDTPDHIKKAAIQSINEGKTKYTAVDGTRELKEAIINKLKRDNILEYTLSQICVGAGAKQVLFNLFMATINPGDEAIIPAPYWVSYVDMVSLFGGLPVVVECKQNFKLIPELLESNITEKTKWLILNSPNNPAGIVYTYDELKSIAQVLLKHPHVNVVTDDIYEHIVYDEKFFTIAQVEPKLYDRVFVVNGVSKAYAMTGWRIGYIAGRSDVIKAISTLQSQSTSNPNSIAQAAAVEALNGDHSFLKERTKIFKDRRDFVVKKLNSASGLSASIPQGAFYLFVACEGLLGKSTKSGKVINSDLDFAEYLLEDHLVAVVPGIAFGLKNFVRISYATSQEQLEIGCNSIIKACEMLS
- a CDS encoding MFS transporter; translated protein: MQRNFFIWLLASLFYAYQYILRVIPNIIAPELITKFNISITDVGQFGGLYYIGYTLAHIPVGLALDRFGPKFVLPACIVLTFAGTLPLICFDQWYYSILGRMIVGIGSSASAIGLFKVASMYFSQEKSARMASLSIIIGLLGAIYGGLPLDFLLNKFGWNYVIYTFSAFGCLLALLLLLITPNSNIEESRNDNILQDLKTVLFNKHIILISFFGGLMVGPLEGFADGWAKAFLCEAYQMNGDLASSLSSLMFIGMGAGSFFLAYLLEKYPDKHYEVIIACSFAMIASFLLLFTQFGGLYIALPTLLVIGFASGYQVITIYKAISYVNNNLVGLATAVSNMIVMVFGYFFHTGIAKIIDLCWNGTVIQGNPVYGTELLVKAISIIPVCLLLAVFGFMWLRKRSYDNCFRKDL
- the glyA gene encoding serine hydroxymethyltransferase — translated: MTIASERICNSENNLKSFDNEVYLSIEKELQRQRSQLQLIASENFASKAVMEAQGSFLTNKYAEGYPGKRYYCGCEYVDEVENLAIERLCKLFNVKFANVQPHSGSQANQAVFASLLTPGDTILGLSLNCGGHLTHGAAPNLSGKWFKSIQYTVNRDTYLLDMDEVERLALEHKPKLIIAGASAYPREIDFERFREIANKVGAYLLADIAHYSGLIAAGCYPSPAEYAHVMTSTTHKTLRGPRGGVVMTNDEALHKKIQSAVFPGLQGGPLMHVIAAKAVAFKEALAPEFKTYSKKVVENAKVLAQALQGHGLNIITGGTDSHIVLVDLRSRKLTGKDVVNSLERAGITCNKNSVPFDTEKPTITSGLRFGTAAETTRGLEKKDFKEIADLINEIIQGLIDGNSPDVEKAVKNKVESICSNFPIY